The Natronosporangium hydrolyticum nucleotide sequence AACCCGCGCGCTGCGGCGAGTTCCAGCGCAGTTGTCAGCCGGTCAAGGTGGCCAAGTTCCAGCTCGGTGCCCCACTTTGCTTCGCCGAGCGCCAGCAGCCGCTTTCGCTGCTCGCCATCGGCCCGGACCGCCACAACATCGATCTCCATGCTGCTTCGGGTCTTCGGCTCATTGAGCACCCCTGGTCGCACCCAGGTTGGGCGGGCGCCCAGGGTGGTTGCCGCGCAGTGGTGACTGACCCAGCTGCGAGCCAGGTGTTCGAAGTGCGGCCCAAGCACCAGACTGCGAAACCGGCTGCGGTTGTCCGCCCAGACCGTTGCGGCGGCCCCGGGCCGCTCCAGCCGTCCCCACTCGGGGCGCATGATGGCGTGGTAGAAGGTCACCACCGGCTCGGCGATCCGAAAGGTGGTCCGAGCCGGGTGGAAGGCGTCGGGGACACGGACGATGAAGCCGACATCTTCCAGCATGGTCAACGGATGGGAGAGCGTGTCGGCGGCGCGGCCGATGTAGCTGGCGATCCGGCCCCGGGTGGTGTTGCCTTCGGCGATCGCGGCCAGCACCGAGTAGTACAGCGCCCGGTCCCGCAGATCCGGTTCCTCCGCGAGTAGATAGCGTGCTTCTTTGAACAGCGGGCTGGCTGGGTCGAGCACAGTCCGGGTGAGCCAACTGTCGAAGTCGGCGATTCCGGTGGGTGCGTCGTCGCGGACGAACTCGCGCCGGTAGGCGGGGGTGCCGCCGACGACCGCGTGCAGCTGCACCGCGAGCCGTTCGTCGTCGGCGCCCCAGAACCGGGCAGCCGTCCGGTAGTCGAACGGCGCGACCGTCAGGTCGAGGCTGGCGCGGCCGCGGAGCGGGGCCGAGCCAGCCAGCAGCG carries:
- a CDS encoding AAA family ATPase, producing MPEELARPADMFDREYEWSALSRYVADTGAGATLGVVSGRRRQGKSFLLESLCEAAGGFYFAATEATERESLRRLGEEVGAFLRSPHPITYPDWETAIDSLLSLGSEGPTPVVIDEFPYLCRATPALPSIVQRAFGPRRSARHESRTRLLLCGSAVSFMGSLLAGSAPLRGRASLDLTVAPFDYRTAARFWGADDERLAVQLHAVVGGTPAYRREFVRDDAPTGIADFDSWLTRTVLDPASPLFKEARYLLAEEPDLRDRALYYSVLAAIAEGNTTRGRIASYIGRAADTLSHPLTMLEDVGFIVRVPDAFHPARTTFRIAEPVVTFYHAIMRPEWGRLERPGAAATVWADNRSRFRSLVLGPHFEHLARSWVSHHCAATTLGARPTWVRPGVLNEPKTRSSMEIDVVAVRADGEQRKRLLALGEAKWGTELELGHLDRLTTALELAAARGFDAAQARLMLFSGAGFTAPLIERATADDRVELIDLTRLYSGV